From one Candoia aspera isolate rCanAsp1 chromosome 17, rCanAsp1.hap2, whole genome shotgun sequence genomic stretch:
- the LOC134506567 gene encoding calmodulin-1, which produces MADQLTEEQIAEFKEAFSLFDKDGDGTITTKELGTVMRSLGQNPTEAELQDMINEVDADGNGTIDFPEFLTMMARKMKDTDSEEEIREAFRVFDKDGNGYISAAELRHVMTNLGEKLTDEEVDEMIREADIDGDGQVNYEEFVQMMTAK; this is translated from the exons ATG GCTGACCAACTGACAGAGGAGCAAATTGCAG AGTTCAAAGAAGCCTTCTCCCTCTTTGACAAAGATGGTGATGGCACCATCACCACCAAGGAGCTTGGCACCGTAATGCGCTCCCTGGGCCAGAACCCCACCGAGGCAGAGTTGCAAGACATGATCAATGAAGTGGATGCGGATG GAAATGGCACGATcgatttcccagaattcctcaccatGATGGCCCGGAAAATGAAGGACACGGACAGTGAAGAAGAGATCCGTGAGGCCTTCCGAGTTTTTGACAAG GATGGCAACGGGTACATTAGTGCTGCAGAGCTGCGCCATGTTATGACCAACCTGGGCGAGAAGCTGACGGATGAGGAGGTGGATGAGATGATCAGAGAAGCGGATATAGATGGGGATGGACAAGTCAATTACGAAG AGTTTGTACAGATGATGACCGCCAAATAA